One stretch of Lysobacter sp. TY2-98 DNA includes these proteins:
- a CDS encoding VacJ family lipoprotein, with amino-acid sequence MTRSASRNGRPSGAPARSLLAAALLIATSSAWAQQTSTATATPVEATAPASAPADATASTPTDASMTGAAAQDTTAQADVPPPTEPAADTEVPPATTEADAATSNATAASDTPPPQDANANPATETPVTNSDAKAAEAEADFEALYGPTGSTDVTRGEAGVIWDPWEPYNRKIHRLNNAVDRYVAHPLAKAYVKVVPRPMRSGVSNFFSNLGQPITAVNALLQGKPKLAAHAAGRFLLNSTLGIGGIFDPATDAKLENGNEDFGQSLGVWGWRRSRYFELPLFGPRTLRDIVGMVGDAPLSPMRGLEEDKIRIPLQGLQLVDLRAQLMSTDALREGVQDDYTLVRDAWMQRRMYQINGEAGENLPDYLRDAPIVPVNAMPVRPGN; translated from the coding sequence ATGACCCGCTCCGCCTCCCGCAACGGCCGCCCTTCGGGCGCGCCGGCCCGATCGCTGCTCGCCGCCGCCCTCCTGATCGCGACGTCGTCGGCGTGGGCGCAGCAGACCAGCACCGCGACCGCCACGCCGGTCGAAGCCACCGCACCGGCTTCGGCGCCGGCGGATGCCACGGCATCCACGCCGACCGATGCATCCATGACCGGCGCGGCCGCGCAGGACACGACAGCGCAGGCCGACGTGCCGCCGCCGACGGAACCGGCGGCCGACACGGAAGTGCCCCCCGCAACGACGGAGGCGGACGCCGCGACGTCGAACGCCACGGCTGCAAGCGATACACCTCCGCCGCAGGACGCGAACGCGAACCCGGCAACCGAAACACCCGTCACCAACTCCGACGCGAAGGCCGCCGAAGCGGAGGCCGACTTCGAAGCGCTGTACGGCCCGACCGGCAGCACCGACGTCACGCGCGGCGAAGCCGGCGTGATCTGGGATCCGTGGGAGCCGTACAACCGCAAGATCCACCGCCTCAACAACGCGGTCGACCGCTACGTCGCGCATCCGCTCGCGAAGGCCTACGTCAAGGTCGTGCCGCGGCCCATGCGCAGCGGTGTCAGCAATTTCTTCAGCAACCTCGGCCAGCCGATCACCGCGGTCAACGCACTGCTGCAGGGCAAGCCCAAGCTCGCCGCGCATGCCGCGGGCCGTTTCCTGCTGAACTCCACGCTCGGGATCGGCGGCATCTTCGATCCGGCCACCGACGCGAAGCTCGAGAACGGCAACGAGGATTTCGGCCAGTCGCTCGGCGTCTGGGGCTGGCGGCGGTCGCGCTACTTCGAGCTGCCGCTGTTCGGCCCGCGCACACTGCGTGACATCGTCGGCATGGTCGGCGACGCGCCGCTGTCGCCGATGCGTGGGCTCGAGGAAGACAAGATCCGCATCCCGCTGCAGGGCCTTCAGCTGGTCGACCTGCGCGCGCAGCTGATGTCCACCGACGCCCTGCGCGAAGGCGTGCAGGACGACTACACGCTGGTGCGCGATGCCTGGATGCAGCGCCGCATGTACCAGATCAACGGCGAGGCCGGCGAAAACCTGCCGGACTACCTGCGCGACGCACCGATCGTGCCCGTCAACGCGATGCCGGTGCGGCCGGGTAACTGA
- a CDS encoding ABC transporter substrate-binding protein translates to MKRTALFVLLSAAFAATVPMAMASAAPPAASQQLGTPSKLVLDNSTRVLATLETRRAEFTKNRTALKQFVSGEFNQMFDRDYAARLVLAKHSAGVSNADVSAFADALSENLMQRYGSSLLDFNTRLTVKVKSETVIGNGRATRVSTQMLRQGGEPVPVDYLMHQVNGQWKVFDVLVEGVSFVQTFRNQFDGPLSRASVAQVAADLKAGKLQAQANKR, encoded by the coding sequence ATGAAGCGCACCGCCCTGTTCGTCCTGCTGTCCGCCGCATTCGCCGCCACCGTGCCGATGGCGATGGCCTCCGCCGCGCCGCCCGCCGCCAGCCAGCAGCTCGGCACACCGTCCAAGCTCGTGCTCGACAACAGCACGCGCGTGCTCGCCACGCTCGAGACGCGTCGCGCCGAGTTCACCAAGAACCGCACCGCGCTCAAGCAGTTCGTGTCGGGTGAGTTCAACCAGATGTTCGATCGCGACTACGCAGCGCGCCTGGTGCTCGCCAAGCACAGCGCCGGTGTGTCGAATGCCGACGTCAGTGCGTTCGCCGATGCGCTCAGCGAGAACCTGATGCAGCGCTACGGTTCGTCGCTGCTCGACTTCAACACGCGCCTGACCGTCAAGGTGAAGTCGGAAACCGTCATCGGCAACGGCCGCGCCACGCGCGTGTCCACGCAGATGCTGCGCCAGGGCGGCGAGCCGGTGCCGGTCGACTACCTGATGCACCAGGTCAACGGCCAGTGGAAGGTGTTCGACGTGCTGGTCGAGGGCGTGAGCTTCGTGCAGACCTTCCGCAACCAGTTCGACGGCCCGCTCTCGCGCGCGTCCGTCGCGCAGGTCGCAGCCGACCTCAAGGCCGGCAAGCTGCAGGCGCAGGCCAACAAGCGATGA
- a CDS encoding STAS domain-containing protein, which yields MSAARVRRDGDVLKIDGRLDRAAVAATWRAIEAQRAGAQRVDVTAVDAVDSAGVALLAELAAAGLAIDGEPAGLAELRLAYRLDGSLGFSG from the coding sequence ATGAGCGCCGCGCGCGTCCGCCGCGACGGCGACGTGCTGAAGATCGACGGCCGCCTCGACCGGGCGGCCGTCGCCGCGACCTGGCGTGCGATCGAGGCCCAGCGCGCCGGCGCTCAACGCGTCGATGTGACCGCGGTCGACGCCGTGGACAGCGCGGGCGTGGCACTGCTGGCGGAACTCGCGGCCGCCGGATTGGCCATCGACGGCGAACCCGCCGGCCTCGCCGAGCTGCGGTTGGCCTACCGGCTCGATGGATCACTCGGTTTCAGTGGCTGA
- a CDS encoding class I SAM-dependent rRNA methyltransferase: MNELPVVHLKNAWKSTHPWIFQRLVEKPAQRPKPGAIVDVVGVDGEWIGRGFYNGHSRIAVRILETHPDVAVDEGWFRRKIAAAVSLRRDVLKLDDVSDAWRVVHSEGDGLSGLVVDRYADLLVVEFFSAGMFRHREWIYAALSEQFPGCRFFSFADEHVQKQESFDFRVQSAVPPAIITEHGIRFRADPSGAHKTGFFADQRENRQWLSQHVHGKTVLDLCCNTGGFGVYAAVRGASEVTGVDIDDDVLSIAKGNAKLNDQRIRFVQADIFPWLRDAGNRGDQYDVVILDPAKMTRDRDQVIPALKKYLDMNKLALGVTKPGGLLATFSCTGLVSEEQFLDMLRRAAFYANRTVQILRVSGAGADHPVLASVQESRYLKAVFCRVLD; the protein is encoded by the coding sequence ATGAACGAACTGCCCGTCGTACACCTCAAGAACGCGTGGAAGTCCACGCATCCGTGGATCTTCCAGCGCTTGGTCGAAAAGCCGGCGCAGCGTCCCAAGCCGGGCGCGATCGTCGACGTGGTCGGTGTCGACGGCGAGTGGATCGGCCGTGGCTTCTACAACGGCCATTCGCGCATCGCGGTGCGCATTCTCGAAACGCATCCGGATGTCGCGGTCGACGAGGGCTGGTTCCGCCGCAAGATCGCGGCCGCCGTGTCGCTGCGCCGCGACGTGCTCAAGCTCGACGACGTGAGCGATGCCTGGCGTGTCGTGCACAGCGAGGGCGACGGGCTGTCGGGGCTCGTCGTCGACCGGTATGCCGACCTGCTCGTCGTCGAATTCTTCTCCGCCGGTATGTTCCGCCACCGCGAGTGGATCTACGCCGCGCTGAGCGAGCAGTTCCCCGGCTGCCGCTTCTTCAGCTTCGCCGACGAGCACGTGCAGAAGCAGGAGAGCTTCGACTTCCGCGTGCAGTCCGCCGTGCCGCCGGCGATCATCACCGAGCACGGCATCCGCTTCCGCGCCGATCCCTCGGGCGCCCACAAGACGGGTTTCTTCGCCGACCAGCGCGAGAACCGCCAGTGGCTCAGCCAGCACGTGCACGGCAAGACCGTGCTCGACCTCTGCTGCAACACGGGCGGCTTCGGCGTGTATGCGGCCGTGCGCGGCGCGAGCGAAGTGACCGGCGTCGACATCGACGACGACGTGCTGTCGATCGCCAAGGGCAACGCCAAGCTCAACGATCAGCGGATCAGGTTCGTGCAGGCCGACATCTTTCCGTGGCTGCGCGATGCGGGAAACCGTGGCGATCAATACGACGTCGTGATTCTCGACCCGGCGAAGATGACGCGCGATCGCGACCAGGTCATTCCTGCGCTCAAGAAGTATCTCGACATGAACAAGCTCGCGCTGGGCGTGACCAAGCCCGGCGGCCTGCTCGCGACATTCTCGTGCACCGGCCTGGTCAGCGAGGAGCAGTTCCTCGACATGCTGCGCCGCGCGGCGTTCTACGCGAACCGCACCGTGCAGATCCTGCGCGTGTCCGGCGCTGGTGCCGACCATCCGGTGCTGGCGAGCGTGCAGGAGTCGCGCTATCTGAAAGCGGTGTTCTGTCGCGTGCTGGATTGA
- the rmuC gene encoding DNA recombination protein RmuC, with the protein MSILHARRARAPSAALLGALRESMEAGARDHRQELRQQIDAMAMQQQQRIDAFGNSLEALRERLGEDARAARGEINQLQQANGEALRQRIDAMAERNDERMRVLRESLVDGLRLARVDAADEQKRFGEALGTRLAELTQRNDQRLTELRETLEKRLVELQADNARKLEQMRETVDEKLHQTLETRLTESFGNVAEMLAKVHQGLGDMHKLAADVGGLQRVLTNVKSRGVFGEVQLAALLEQALSPDQYASNVVTVPGSNERVEFAIRFPGSTGDSTVWLPIDAKFPREDYERLLDAQERSDADTARSAGEALERRVRNEAARITAKYVAAPHTTEFAILFLPTEGLYAEVLRRPGLVEAMQRDCRVALAGPTTLLALLTSFQMGFRTLAIEKRSSEVWRTLGAVKTEFAKFGGVLDGVKKKLVEATNKIDATRTRTNVMNRQLRDVEALPLVESLEVLGLAVQAGDDADAASADDE; encoded by the coding sequence ATGTCCATCCTGCACGCTCGCCGCGCGCGCGCGCCATCGGCCGCGCTGCTGGGCGCACTGCGTGAGTCGATGGAAGCGGGGGCTCGCGATCACCGGCAGGAACTGCGCCAGCAGATCGACGCGATGGCGATGCAGCAGCAGCAGCGCATCGATGCATTCGGCAACAGTCTCGAGGCGCTGCGCGAGCGCCTCGGGGAGGATGCGCGTGCGGCGCGCGGCGAGATCAACCAGCTGCAGCAGGCCAATGGCGAGGCGCTACGCCAGCGCATCGACGCGATGGCCGAACGCAACGACGAGCGCATGCGGGTGCTTCGGGAATCGCTCGTCGACGGTTTGCGACTCGCACGCGTGGACGCCGCCGACGAGCAGAAGCGCTTCGGCGAGGCGCTCGGCACTCGCCTGGCGGAGTTGACGCAACGCAACGACCAACGCCTTACGGAGCTGCGCGAGACGCTGGAAAAGCGCCTGGTCGAGCTGCAGGCGGACAACGCACGCAAACTCGAGCAGATGCGCGAGACGGTCGACGAGAAGCTGCACCAGACCCTTGAGACCCGGCTGACTGAAAGCTTCGGCAACGTCGCGGAGATGTTGGCGAAGGTCCACCAAGGGCTCGGCGACATGCACAAGCTCGCGGCCGACGTCGGCGGGCTGCAGCGTGTGCTGACCAATGTGAAGTCGCGCGGCGTGTTCGGCGAGGTGCAGCTGGCCGCCCTGCTCGAACAGGCGCTGTCGCCGGATCAATATGCGAGCAACGTCGTCACCGTGCCCGGTAGCAACGAACGTGTGGAGTTCGCGATCCGTTTCCCCGGCAGTACCGGCGATTCGACGGTCTGGTTGCCGATCGACGCCAAGTTTCCGCGCGAGGACTACGAGCGCCTGCTGGACGCGCAGGAGCGCAGTGACGCCGATACGGCCCGCAGCGCAGGCGAGGCGCTCGAGCGGCGTGTGCGCAATGAAGCCGCACGCATCACGGCCAAATACGTCGCGGCGCCGCACACCACCGAGTTCGCCATCCTCTTTCTTCCGACGGAAGGTCTATACGCGGAAGTGCTGCGACGACCGGGTCTGGTCGAGGCCATGCAACGCGACTGCCGCGTCGCGCTGGCCGGCCCGACCACGCTGCTCGCGCTCTTGACCAGTTTCCAGATGGGCTTCCGCACCCTCGCCATCGAGAAGCGTTCGAGTGAGGTGTGGCGCACGCTGGGCGCAGTGAAGACCGAGTTCGCCAAGTTCGGAGGCGTACTCGACGGGGTGAAGAAGAAGCTCGTCGAGGCGACCAACAAGATCGATGCGACGCGCACGCGCACCAACGTCATGAATCGCCAACTGCGCGACGTCGAGGCGCTGCCGTTGGTCGAAAGCCTCGAAGTCCTGGGGCTAGCGGTGCAGGCAGGCGACGACGCCGATGCCGCGTCGGCCGATGACGAGTAA
- the mlaD gene encoding outer membrane lipid asymmetry maintenance protein MlaD → MRSPRIEFAVGAFLLLALATLLALAVASTNGRWGGHGDTYAIKARFTAIGALRPNAPVKIGGVNVGQVADIQLDPAKYDAVVTLSMDGKYKNLPSDTAAGIFTNGLLGESYIGLTPGGAPDALKPGDEIYLTQPAVDLIQLVGKYMFSGAGKTDAAGDSGSDAAPKE, encoded by the coding sequence ATGCGCAGTCCACGAATCGAATTCGCCGTCGGCGCCTTCCTGCTGCTCGCGCTCGCCACGCTGCTGGCGCTGGCCGTGGCCTCGACCAACGGCCGCTGGGGCGGTCACGGCGACACGTACGCGATCAAGGCGCGGTTCACCGCGATCGGTGCGCTGCGTCCCAATGCGCCAGTGAAGATCGGCGGGGTGAATGTCGGGCAGGTGGCCGACATTCAGCTCGATCCCGCTAAATACGACGCCGTTGTAACGCTTTCCATGGACGGCAAGTACAAGAACCTGCCGTCCGACACCGCTGCCGGGATCTTTACGAATGGTCTTCTCGGCGAGAGCTACATCGGCCTGACGCCGGGCGGAGCGCCCGACGCGCTGAAGCCGGGGGACGAGATCTACCTCACGCAACCCGCCGTCGACCTGATCCAGCTCGTCGGCAAGTACATGTTCAGCGGCGCGGGCAAGACCGACGCTGCCGGCGACAGCGGCTCGGATGCCGCACCCAAGGAGTAA
- a CDS encoding ATP-binding cassette domain-containing protein: MTDTSPIVALRGLRLARGERTILHDVNLEVAPGEIVAVLGPSGCGKSTLLSALTGELAPAAGSVEVLGQPMPTGGRALLELRRGIGVMLQGNGLLTDLTVADNVALPLRTHTDLPDAIIRRLVDMKLHAVGLRAAADAYPRELSGGMARRVALARALALDPPLMIYDEPLTGLDPIASGVVMSLVRRLNDTLGLTSIVVTHHVHETLPVADRALVIANGRIVFAGTPAELEQSTDPFVQQFLRGAPDGPIAFDAAPRAAGAAA; encoded by the coding sequence ATGACCGATACTTCGCCCATCGTCGCCCTTCGCGGGCTGCGCCTCGCGCGCGGCGAACGCACGATCCTGCATGACGTGAACCTCGAGGTCGCGCCGGGCGAAATCGTCGCCGTGCTCGGCCCGTCGGGCTGCGGCAAGTCGACGCTGCTGTCGGCGCTGACCGGCGAACTCGCGCCCGCCGCGGGCAGCGTCGAGGTGCTCGGCCAGCCGATGCCCACCGGCGGCCGCGCACTGCTCGAACTGCGCCGCGGCATCGGTGTGATGCTTCAGGGCAATGGCTTGTTGACCGACCTCACCGTCGCCGACAACGTCGCGCTGCCGCTGCGCACGCATACCGATCTTCCGGACGCGATCATCCGTCGGCTGGTCGACATGAAGCTGCACGCGGTCGGCCTGCGCGCCGCCGCCGATGCGTATCCGCGCGAACTCTCGGGTGGCATGGCGCGCCGCGTCGCACTCGCCCGCGCGCTCGCGCTCGATCCGCCGCTGATGATCTACGACGAACCGCTGACCGGCCTCGATCCGATCGCGTCCGGCGTGGTGATGTCGCTGGTGCGCCGCCTCAACGACACGCTGGGGCTGACGTCGATCGTGGTCACGCACCACGTGCACGAGACGCTGCCGGTCGCCGACCGCGCGCTCGTCATCGCCAACGGCCGCATCGTGTTCGCCGGCACGCCGGCGGAACTCGAACAGTCCACCGATCCGTTCGTGCAGCAGTTCCTGCGCGGCGCGCCGGACGGCCCGATCGCCTTCGATGCCGCGCCGCGCGCGGCGGGAGCCGCCGCCTGA
- a CDS encoding MlaE family lipid ABC transporter permease subunit, protein MMFASTVRTLGQAGLFSFSVLRASRPTADFLRELVREVYKIGARSLPIILVGGAFVGLSLTLLGYKALTTYGAANQVSALLGLGMYRELAPVLTALLFVGRAGSSIAAELGLMRATDQITALGLMGIDPVGKAVAPRFWAAVLSVPLLTGFFCAAGIVASYFEAVHVIGLEAGPFWQVMRDAVDFHDDFLVALQKATVFGALAAWVAAFVGYHAEPTIEGTSLATTRAVVNASLLVLMFNFVLSALLFR, encoded by the coding sequence CTGATGTTCGCGTCGACCGTCCGCACGCTCGGCCAGGCCGGGCTGTTCTCATTCTCGGTGCTGCGCGCGAGCCGGCCGACCGCCGACTTCCTGCGCGAACTCGTGCGCGAGGTCTACAAGATCGGCGCGCGTTCGCTGCCGATCATCCTCGTCGGCGGCGCCTTCGTCGGCCTGTCGCTGACGCTGCTCGGCTACAAGGCGCTGACGACGTACGGCGCGGCCAACCAGGTCAGCGCGCTGCTGGGCCTCGGCATGTATCGCGAACTCGCGCCGGTGCTCACCGCGCTGCTGTTCGTCGGTCGCGCCGGCAGTTCGATCGCCGCGGAACTCGGGCTGATGCGTGCCACCGACCAGATCACCGCGCTCGGGCTGATGGGCATCGATCCGGTCGGCAAGGCGGTCGCGCCGCGTTTCTGGGCCGCTGTGCTGAGCGTGCCGCTGCTCACCGGCTTCTTCTGCGCGGCCGGCATCGTTGCGAGCTATTTCGAGGCGGTGCACGTCATCGGCCTCGAAGCCGGCCCGTTCTGGCAGGTGATGCGCGATGCCGTCGACTTCCACGACGACTTCCTCGTCGCGTTGCAGAAGGCGACGGTGTTCGGCGCGCTCGCGGCCTGGGTCGCGGCGTTCGTCGGCTACCACGCCGAGCCCACCATCGAAGGCACGTCGCTCGCGACGACGCGCGCGGTGGTCAATGCTTCGCTGCTGGTGCTGATGTTCAACTTCGTGCTGTCGGCACTGCTGTTTCGATAA
- a CDS encoding TerC family protein, protein METIASPLMWTAFGGLVVLALLADLVLMRHGGAHRVTFKEALGWSVGWVAVALAFGGWLWWIAAQRYGDAEGQRIALEYLTGYLIEKSLAVDNIFVFLMLFTYFAVPEQQRQKVLVLGVLGAILLRGVMIFAGAVLLAKFHWILYVFGAFLLLTGVKMWAAAGKEPDLEANPVLRWMRGHLNLTEGYRGDAFVVRESGLRRYTPLFVVMVLIAVTDVIFAVDSIPAIFAITKDPFVVLTSNVFAVLGLRAMFFLLAGLADRFHLLPYGLAVVLVFIGAKMLAIDVIHLPVMVSLGAVVAIIGATVALSLLRPQRSTPAA, encoded by the coding sequence ATGGAAACCATTGCCTCACCCCTGATGTGGACCGCCTTCGGCGGCCTCGTCGTCCTCGCCCTGCTCGCCGACCTGGTGCTGATGCGCCACGGCGGGGCGCATCGCGTCACCTTCAAGGAGGCGCTCGGCTGGAGCGTCGGCTGGGTGGCGGTCGCCCTCGCCTTTGGTGGCTGGCTGTGGTGGATCGCCGCGCAGCGCTACGGCGACGCCGAAGGGCAGCGCATCGCGCTCGAGTACCTCACCGGCTACCTGATCGAGAAATCGCTGGCGGTCGACAACATCTTCGTGTTCCTGATGCTGTTCACGTATTTCGCGGTGCCCGAACAGCAGCGGCAGAAGGTGCTGGTGCTGGGCGTGCTCGGCGCGATTCTGCTGCGCGGGGTGATGATCTTCGCGGGCGCGGTGCTGCTCGCGAAGTTCCACTGGATCCTCTACGTGTTCGGCGCGTTCCTGCTGCTCACCGGCGTCAAGATGTGGGCGGCCGCCGGCAAGGAGCCCGACCTCGAGGCGAATCCGGTGCTGCGCTGGATGCGCGGGCACCTCAACCTCACCGAGGGTTATCGCGGCGATGCGTTCGTCGTGCGCGAGTCGGGCCTGCGTCGCTACACACCGCTGTTCGTCGTGATGGTGCTGATCGCGGTGACCGACGTGATCTTCGCGGTCGATTCGATTCCCGCGATCTTCGCGATCACCAAAGATCCGTTCGTGGTGCTGACGTCGAACGTATTCGCGGTGCTCGGCCTGCGCGCGATGTTCTTCCTGCTCGCGGGCCTGGCCGATCGTTTCCACCTGCTGCCGTATGGCCTCGCGGTCGTGCTGGTGTTCATCGGCGCGAAGATGCTGGCGATCGACGTCATCCACCTGCCGGTGATGGTGTCGCTCGGTGCGGTCGTCGCGATCATTGGTGCGACGGTGGCGTTGTCATTGCTGCGCCCACAGCGTTCCACGCCGGCCGCCTGA
- the ubiA gene encoding 4-hydroxybenzoate octaprenyltransferase: MSSSARSEPAGWRRKLSLYWALVRGDRPIGWLLLLWPTWWGLWLAARGLPPLWTLVVFSLGVWLTRSAGCVINDYADRWLDPHVERTKDRPLATGEVRGREALAVFAVLMLVAFALVLTMNTLTIAMSVVGVVLAASYPYLKRYTYFPQVYLGMAFGWGIPMAFAAIRGHVPTVAWVLYAANIVWSTAYDTWYAMVDREDDLRMGSKSTAILFGRHDLLAQALLYALFFVLLAAVGTMADLGIAYWTALAIALALVAWEFRIARTRERAACFRAFLHNHWVGMAVFAGLALDFVLR; this comes from the coding sequence GTGTCGTCTTCTGCCCGATCCGAGCCTGCCGGCTGGCGCCGCAAGTTGTCGCTGTACTGGGCGCTGGTGCGCGGCGATCGCCCGATCGGCTGGCTGCTGCTGCTGTGGCCGACGTGGTGGGGGCTGTGGCTCGCGGCGCGCGGACTGCCACCGCTCTGGACACTCGTCGTGTTCTCGCTGGGTGTCTGGCTCACGCGTTCGGCCGGCTGCGTGATCAACGACTACGCCGATCGCTGGCTCGATCCGCACGTCGAGCGGACGAAGGATCGCCCGCTCGCGACCGGAGAAGTGCGCGGCCGCGAGGCGCTGGCGGTGTTCGCAGTGCTGATGCTCGTCGCATTCGCGCTCGTGCTGACGATGAACACGCTGACGATCGCGATGAGCGTGGTCGGAGTCGTGCTCGCGGCGAGTTATCCCTACCTCAAGCGCTACACGTACTTCCCGCAGGTCTACCTCGGCATGGCTTTCGGCTGGGGTATTCCAATGGCGTTCGCGGCGATCCGTGGCCACGTGCCGACGGTCGCGTGGGTGCTGTATGCGGCGAACATCGTGTGGTCGACGGCGTACGACACCTGGTACGCGATGGTCGATCGCGAGGACGACCTGCGCATGGGCAGCAAGTCCACGGCGATCCTGTTCGGGCGCCACGACCTGCTCGCGCAGGCGCTGCTGTATGCGCTGTTCTTCGTGTTGCTCGCCGCGGTTGGCACGATGGCCGACCTCGGCATCGCGTACTGGACCGCTCTCGCGATCGCGCTGGCACTCGTCGCGTGGGAATTCCGCATCGCGCGAACGCGGGAACGCGCTGCCTGCTTCCGCGCCTTCCTGCATAACCACTGGGTCGGGATGGCGGTGTTCGCTGGGCTCGCGCTCGATTTCGTGTTGCGCTGA
- a CDS encoding rhomboid family intramembrane serine protease yields MHLHTPAPPIDPAQQRQLDRRRWRRAFNLSLAAVLALLAVYSAQSAFDVNAWTVRPHLVAGLRGVLTAPLLHGSVDHIASNAIALLLLGTLTIAQYPRALVRTVPLAWIGSGLGAWWLGEAGSSHLGASGVINGLLFMVLTLGIVRRDRPAVAAAMLGLTLFGGALMSVLPHEPGVSWQSHLGGAVGGVIGGLWARHADPMPPRVRYSWEDEEDVVDDDVDAPIDAPHRDASRISWG; encoded by the coding sequence ATGCACCTGCACACGCCCGCACCGCCAATCGACCCCGCGCAGCAACGCCAGCTCGACCGGCGACGCTGGCGACGGGCCTTCAACCTGTCGCTGGCCGCGGTGCTGGCGCTGCTCGCGGTCTATTCCGCGCAGTCCGCCTTCGACGTGAATGCGTGGACCGTGCGGCCGCATCTCGTCGCCGGCCTGCGCGGCGTGCTCACCGCGCCGCTACTGCATGGGTCGGTCGATCACATCGCGAGCAATGCGATCGCACTGCTGCTGCTGGGCACGCTGACGATCGCGCAGTACCCGCGCGCCTTGGTGCGCACGGTGCCGCTGGCGTGGATCGGTTCCGGGCTGGGTGCGTGGTGGCTGGGCGAAGCCGGCTCGTCGCATCTGGGCGCCAGCGGCGTCATCAACGGCCTGCTGTTCATGGTGTTGACGCTGGGCATCGTGCGCCGCGATCGGCCGGCGGTCGCCGCCGCGATGCTCGGCCTCACGTTGTTCGGCGGCGCGCTGATGTCGGTGCTGCCGCACGAGCCGGGCGTGTCGTGGCAGTCGCATCTGGGCGGCGCGGTGGGTGGTGTGATCGGCGGCCTGTGGGCGCGCCATGCGGACCCGATGCCGCCGCGCGTTCGCTACAGCTGGGAAGACGAGGAGGACGTGGTCGATGACGACGTTGACGCGCCGATCGATGCCCCGCATCGCGACGCGTCGCGCATCAGCTGGGGCTGA